One Acidimicrobiia bacterium DNA segment encodes these proteins:
- a CDS encoding NIL domain-containing protein, translating to MASERLFVSFPESLVERPMIYEIVKSYDVVPNIRRANVEAHSGWVILQLTGEQDQLDAAVAYLEGVGCQVNRMEGDIVAG from the coding sequence ATGGCGAGCGAGCGACTGTTCGTGTCGTTCCCCGAGTCGCTCGTCGAGCGGCCGATGATCTACGAGATCGTGAAGTCCTACGACGTCGTCCCGAACATCCGGCGCGCCAACGTCGAGGCGCACTCGGGCTGGGTGATCCTGCAGCTCACCGGCGAGCAGGACCAGCTCGACGCCGCGGTCGCGTACCTCGAAGGGGTCGGCTGCCAGGTGAACCGCATGGAAGGCGACATCGTCGCCGGTTGA
- the glnD gene encoding [protein-PII] uridylyltransferase, producing the protein MRSVPTPSDARSLRAARDALVADGTLRGESFGRALASLVDAALTHALHDAGANDGVVVCALGSYGRRELCPQSDVDVLLVDDGARAGALADALWYPLWDAGFVLGHAARTPSEAVAFADEDLDGMTAMLDLRVVAGDARVGHDLLARVRELARRRRTRVVSQLAAAAAARVARPGPVAEMLEPNLKDGAGGLRDLQSLDWAGWARGEPGGLATLVDRGYLRPGDPDVIARARALLLDARVALHRCTGRAHDVLALQDQDAVADATGFRDADELVRALAGRAREVAWIAADAWERLQATERGPIGRLARRDRRVAPGVVVRDGRVVVESDATVDPALVLRVAAAAAERHAPIDRATLERLRSAPAPRWTGDERRSLIALLRAGRDAIPVLEALDQVGLVARLFPEWEHVRSLPQRNAYHRYTVDRHLLEAVAQCAAMLDDDGYDGHVAAECDPEVLLLGALLHDVAKGRDGDHSVVGASVAREVGARLGLDGPSTDTLAWLVANHLALAETATRRDLSDDTTIERVARLAGTPERLALLYLLTVGDSRATGPAAWSASKAALVRELYVKAQAALVGSATSATEHRDDARDALASRIGVQEATRLIDGFPEPYANAFALDDLVYHASLLDRDGTVVEWGDAADGHVRCTVVARDRPGLLATAATALALDGLDVRDALAFTHRDGRALDVFTVVDRFGRLDDASRRATVAARVARALEDGADRRDALTEHVRRYARARPGDDGRVYVEIDVESTAASVIVEVHAPDRVGLLAQLAGALDRADLDVRLAKVETMADRVVDVFYVRNRDGTKPTDATRLAEVGAAIRAELGLV; encoded by the coding sequence GTGAGGTCGGTCCCGACGCCATCTGACGCGCGCTCGCTGCGGGCGGCCCGCGACGCGCTCGTCGCCGACGGCACGTTGCGCGGCGAGTCCTTCGGACGCGCGCTCGCGTCCTTGGTGGACGCGGCGCTCACGCACGCGCTGCACGACGCGGGCGCGAACGACGGCGTCGTCGTGTGCGCGCTCGGGTCGTACGGTCGCAGGGAGCTGTGCCCGCAGTCCGACGTCGACGTGCTGCTCGTCGACGACGGCGCGCGCGCCGGCGCGCTCGCCGACGCGCTCTGGTACCCGCTGTGGGACGCGGGGTTCGTGCTCGGCCACGCGGCTCGGACGCCCTCCGAGGCCGTGGCGTTCGCGGACGAGGACCTCGACGGGATGACCGCGATGCTCGACTTGCGGGTCGTCGCGGGTGACGCGCGCGTCGGCCATGACCTCCTCGCGCGTGTGCGAGAGCTCGCCCGCCGCAGGCGGACGCGCGTCGTCTCGCAGCTGGCGGCCGCGGCCGCGGCGCGCGTCGCGCGTCCGGGGCCCGTCGCGGAGATGCTCGAGCCGAACCTGAAGGACGGCGCCGGAGGTCTGCGCGATCTGCAGTCCCTCGACTGGGCGGGCTGGGCGCGCGGCGAGCCGGGCGGGCTGGCGACGCTCGTCGACCGCGGGTACCTGCGGCCCGGCGACCCCGACGTCATCGCACGGGCCCGGGCGCTCCTCTTGGACGCGCGCGTCGCGCTGCACCGGTGCACGGGTCGAGCCCACGACGTGCTCGCGTTGCAGGACCAAGACGCTGTCGCCGACGCGACCGGGTTCCGCGACGCCGACGAGCTGGTGCGCGCGCTCGCGGGACGCGCCCGCGAGGTCGCCTGGATCGCCGCGGACGCGTGGGAACGGCTGCAGGCGACCGAACGCGGGCCGATCGGCCGCCTGGCCCGCCGTGACCGCCGTGTCGCACCCGGAGTCGTCGTGCGCGACGGCCGCGTCGTCGTCGAGAGCGATGCAACCGTCGACCCCGCGCTCGTCCTGCGGGTCGCCGCGGCCGCGGCCGAGCGGCACGCACCGATCGATCGGGCGACGCTCGAACGGCTGCGGTCGGCGCCGGCGCCGCGCTGGACGGGCGACGAGCGGCGTTCGCTGATCGCGCTCCTTCGTGCCGGGCGGGACGCGATCCCGGTGCTCGAGGCGCTCGACCAGGTCGGGCTCGTCGCCCGCCTCTTCCCCGAGTGGGAGCACGTGCGGTCCCTGCCGCAGCGCAACGCCTACCACCGGTACACGGTCGACCGGCACCTGCTCGAGGCGGTCGCGCAGTGCGCCGCGATGCTCGACGACGACGGCTACGACGGCCACGTCGCGGCCGAGTGCGATCCCGAGGTGCTGTTGCTCGGCGCGCTCCTGCACGACGTCGCGAAGGGCCGGGACGGTGACCACTCGGTGGTCGGTGCGAGCGTCGCGCGCGAGGTGGGTGCGCGCCTCGGGCTCGACGGCCCGTCGACCGACACGCTCGCATGGCTCGTCGCGAACCACCTCGCCCTGGCCGAGACCGCGACTCGGCGTGACCTGTCGGACGACACGACGATCGAGCGCGTCGCGCGTCTCGCGGGCACGCCCGAGCGCCTGGCGCTGCTGTACCTGCTCACCGTGGGCGACTCGCGCGCGACCGGGCCCGCGGCGTGGAGCGCGTCGAAGGCCGCGCTCGTGCGCGAGCTGTACGTCAAGGCTCAGGCCGCGCTCGTGGGTTCCGCGACCTCGGCGACCGAGCACCGCGACGACGCGCGCGACGCGCTCGCGTCACGCATCGGTGTGCAGGAGGCGACGAGGCTGATCGACGGGTTCCCCGAGCCGTACGCGAACGCCTTCGCGCTCGACGACCTCGTCTACCACGCGTCGCTGCTCGACCGCGACGGAACGGTCGTCGAGTGGGGCGACGCCGCCGACGGTCATGTGCGGTGCACGGTCGTCGCGCGCGACAGGCCGGGCCTGCTCGCGACGGCGGCCACCGCGCTCGCGCTCGACGGGCTCGACGTGCGGGACGCGCTCGCGTTCACGCACCGCGACGGTCGCGCGCTCGACGTCTTCACCGTCGTCGACCGCTTCGGGCGGCTCGACGACGCGTCACGCCGTGCCACCGTGGCGGCGCGGGTCGCACGCGCGCTCGAGGACGGCGCCGATCGGCGCGACGCCCTGACCGAGCACGTGCGCCGGTACGCGCGGGCGCGGCCAGGCGACGACGGACGCGTCTACGTCGAGATCGACGTCGAGAGCACGGCCGCGTCGGTGATCGTGGAGGTGCACGCACCCGACCGCGTCGGCCTCCTCGCGCAGCTCGCCGGCGCGCTCGACCGGGCGGATCTCGACGTCCGCCTGGCCAAGGTCGAGACCATGGCCGACCGCGTCGTGGACGTGTTCTACGTGCGCAACCGCGACGGCACGAAGCCGACCGACGCGACACGACTCGCCGAGGTCGGCGCGGCGATCCGAGCAGAGCTCGGTCTCGTCTGA
- a CDS encoding PAS domain S-box protein, whose amino-acid sequence MRSERERTDTTGSTGGAKPARGPVASAAPRAADEAPGAALAAEHRPATAVLSADGLVVSCDDEWLSLAAAPAAEVLGRLPFESACFARDRDRLHRAVDGVVRERASASVAHRVVRDDDTVAWLHTWIVPVPGDARGILAVSEETTDRVALVQLGDQLRAALDETTDHVILETGDGRVLYVNRAARRAYGVADDADVATLDVRAIYPPAMRERFAEDVGPTLAREGIWRDDVTMPTADGDTIPLSVVCVARRAPDGAIEHIATLGRDIRDLKDAEARLTASAEWFQSLVQHSNDIISVSDAHGRCRYVSPSIEPLLGYPPELPFVEDGLDLVHPEDRESVAAMQRELRARPGATITHEYRFLGSDGRYRHIQSHVTNLLDDPRVNGIVANSRDVTDARRAQEALQRGEERLQALLQNSTDFVLVWDEDGNITYVTPSVRRFLGAALDRHTPGQALDITHEDDRARVDAVLARVRATPGAEEAMRFRGRRADGEYRWLETVVTNLTEDLAVGGIVLNARDVTAQVAAEHALHESHDALRRSNSTMTAILENAPLAIYAIDRDCNVILWNRACETLFGIPAADALGRYLPMINDDEVERFEQLCAHVAEGRVFNGIESRTVRPDGRPVDISLSVAPMVGPNGAITGMLLLCADITDRKQTERALLANEAMFRGVVQHASDLILIVGRDGLIRYASPAAESVFGYAPDEAIGLDPLSFVHPDDVERVALELAESLVEAGPRTPSEFRVRHADGSYRTVQSVGHNLMDDPAVEALIVTARDITEQRSSEIALRRSEERFRALVQNLSEMITVIGSDGELVYSSPSAVEFFGNTGVHLEDRASVIHPDDVERVTEAFVHRVANPTSDRAPMRYRVRRADGEWRHVESVVLDLSEDPAVGGVVVTTRDVTEQREAQERIAASEERYRAIVEDQTEFIARVDRHGRFTFVNDAYARYMGSTPEELLGGRLADVLGEEGAERASEHVSRISADGGTLALERQVTMPDGATRWQAWTTRAIVDEAGRVVEYQSIGRDVTERKKAEARLAEQAKILELVAEGRPLAQTLEAVARAVEAGLGGARCSIVLLEEGSRRLHCIAAPSMPDGFAADVERIDVGDDVASGLVSMGDVVIVEDLVADERWGERYGRIARGLGFRGVWSTPVRSASERRAPRKAAPGIPAPSERDPTASSASVLGALTVYFDDVRTPLPEDRQLVDQMVHLTAIAIERKEFESQLAHQAHHDPLTGLPNRVLFLEFLDVALARSRRRDTTVGVLFLDLDRFKYVNDSFGHDAGDELLTSLARRLRSVVRPGDTIARFGGDEFVVLCEDLTPGLAREQAVDVAERLIAAIQQPFSRQGESQFLSTSIGIALSTGEDDRPEALLRDADAAMYRAKERGKGRWELFDEAMRATALRRVETENALHRAVERNEFRVFYQPVMSLRDGTCVGAEALVRWQHPDRGLVSPAEFITLAEETGLVVPLGRWVLEEACRQTAHWHRVRGGGPFTVSVNLSARQLARAELVGEVAAALDASGVAPECISLEITESVLMEDVEASLGAIKALRALGVRLGIDDFGTGYSSLGYLKRLPVDTVKVDQSFVDGLGTDAEDSAIVAAVVNLGHTLTLNVVAEGVETEEQLAELVALGCDSAQGFLFAPALPPTEFEALLAPGALWRPTRGALPGPFGEAHERRAG is encoded by the coding sequence ATGCGGAGCGAGCGCGAACGGACGGACACCACGGGCTCCACGGGCGGGGCGAAGCCCGCGCGCGGCCCCGTCGCGTCCGCAGCGCCGCGCGCGGCGGACGAGGCGCCGGGCGCCGCGCTCGCGGCCGAGCACCGACCCGCGACGGCGGTGCTCTCGGCGGACGGGCTCGTCGTCTCGTGCGACGACGAGTGGCTCTCGCTCGCCGCCGCGCCCGCCGCCGAGGTCCTCGGCCGCCTCCCGTTCGAGTCGGCCTGCTTCGCGCGGGACCGTGACCGGCTCCACCGGGCCGTCGACGGCGTGGTCCGCGAGCGCGCGTCGGCGAGCGTCGCGCACCGCGTCGTGCGTGACGACGACACGGTCGCGTGGTTGCACACCTGGATCGTCCCCGTGCCGGGTGACGCGCGCGGGATCCTCGCGGTCAGCGAGGAGACGACCGACCGCGTCGCGCTCGTGCAGCTCGGCGACCAGCTGCGCGCCGCGCTCGACGAGACGACGGATCACGTGATCCTCGAGACCGGCGACGGCCGCGTCCTCTACGTGAACCGCGCCGCGCGCCGGGCGTACGGCGTCGCCGACGACGCCGACGTCGCGACCCTCGACGTCCGCGCGATCTACCCGCCTGCGATGCGCGAGCGCTTCGCCGAAGACGTCGGCCCCACGCTCGCACGCGAGGGGATCTGGCGTGACGACGTCACGATGCCGACCGCGGACGGGGACACCATCCCGCTGTCCGTCGTGTGCGTCGCTCGCCGCGCGCCCGACGGCGCGATCGAGCACATCGCGACGCTCGGGCGTGACATCCGCGACCTCAAGGACGCCGAGGCGCGGCTGACCGCGTCGGCCGAGTGGTTCCAGTCGCTCGTCCAGCATTCGAACGACATCATCAGCGTCAGTGACGCCCACGGCCGGTGCCGGTACGTGAGCCCGTCGATCGAGCCGCTGCTCGGCTACCCGCCCGAGCTCCCCTTCGTCGAGGACGGGCTCGACCTCGTGCACCCGGAGGACCGGGAGTCGGTCGCGGCGATGCAGCGCGAGCTGCGGGCCCGGCCGGGCGCCACGATCACGCACGAGTACCGCTTCCTCGGCTCCGACGGGCGGTACCGCCACATCCAGTCGCACGTGACGAACCTTCTCGACGACCCGCGCGTGAACGGCATCGTCGCGAACTCCCGTGACGTCACCGACGCCCGTCGCGCGCAGGAGGCCTTGCAGCGCGGTGAGGAGCGGCTGCAGGCGCTGCTGCAGAACTCGACCGACTTCGTGCTCGTGTGGGACGAGGACGGGAACATCACCTACGTCACGCCGTCGGTCCGCCGGTTCCTGGGCGCCGCGCTCGACAGGCACACACCCGGTCAGGCACTCGACATCACGCACGAGGACGACCGCGCTCGCGTCGACGCCGTCCTCGCACGTGTCCGCGCGACGCCCGGCGCGGAGGAGGCGATGCGGTTCCGGGGCCGACGCGCCGACGGCGAGTACCGCTGGCTCGAGACCGTCGTCACGAACCTGACGGAAGACCTGGCGGTGGGCGGCATCGTCCTCAACGCGCGCGACGTGACCGCGCAGGTCGCCGCCGAGCACGCGCTGCACGAGTCGCACGACGCGTTGCGGCGTTCGAACTCGACGATGACGGCCATCCTCGAGAACGCGCCGCTCGCGATCTACGCGATCGATCGCGACTGCAACGTCATCCTGTGGAATCGCGCGTGCGAGACGTTGTTCGGGATCCCGGCCGCGGACGCGCTCGGGCGCTACCTGCCGATGATCAACGACGACGAGGTGGAGCGCTTCGAGCAGTTGTGCGCGCACGTCGCCGAGGGTCGCGTGTTCAACGGGATCGAGTCGCGCACGGTTCGGCCCGACGGACGCCCGGTCGACATCAGCCTGTCCGTCGCGCCGATGGTCGGACCCAACGGCGCCATCACGGGGATGCTGCTGCTGTGCGCCGACATCACCGACCGCAAGCAGACGGAGCGCGCGCTGCTCGCGAACGAGGCGATGTTCCGCGGCGTCGTCCAGCACGCGTCGGACCTGATCCTCATCGTCGGCCGCGACGGCCTGATCCGGTACGCGAGCCCGGCGGCCGAGTCCGTCTTCGGGTACGCGCCCGACGAAGCGATCGGTCTCGACCCGCTGTCGTTCGTGCACCCCGACGACGTCGAGCGCGTCGCGCTCGAGCTCGCCGAGTCGCTCGTCGAGGCGGGGCCGCGCACGCCGTCGGAGTTCCGCGTCCGGCACGCCGACGGCTCCTACCGAACCGTGCAGTCGGTCGGGCACAACCTGATGGACGACCCCGCGGTCGAGGCGCTCATCGTCACGGCACGGGACATCACCGAGCAGCGCAGCTCCGAGATCGCGCTGCGCCGGAGCGAGGAGCGGTTCCGCGCGCTCGTCCAGAACCTGTCCGAGATGATCACGGTGATCGGATCCGACGGTGAGCTCGTCTACTCGAGCCCGTCGGCCGTGGAGTTCTTCGGGAACACCGGGGTCCACCTGGAGGACAGGGCGTCCGTCATCCATCCCGACGACGTCGAGCGCGTGACCGAGGCGTTCGTGCACCGCGTCGCGAACCCGACGAGCGACCGCGCTCCGATGCGCTATCGGGTGAGACGGGCGGACGGGGAGTGGCGGCACGTCGAGTCCGTGGTCCTCGACCTCAGCGAGGATCCTGCCGTCGGCGGCGTCGTCGTCACGACGCGCGACGTCACCGAGCAGCGCGAGGCGCAGGAGCGCATCGCCGCGAGCGAGGAGCGCTATCGCGCGATCGTCGAGGACCAGACCGAGTTCATCGCGCGTGTCGACCGCCACGGGCGCTTCACGTTCGTGAACGACGCCTACGCGCGCTACATGGGCAGCACGCCCGAGGAGCTCCTCGGAGGGCGGCTGGCCGACGTCCTCGGCGAGGAGGGCGCCGAGCGCGCGAGCGAGCACGTGAGCAGGATCAGCGCCGACGGCGGCACGCTCGCGCTCGAACGCCAGGTCACGATGCCTGACGGCGCGACGCGCTGGCAGGCGTGGACGACGCGCGCCATCGTCGACGAAGCCGGCCGCGTCGTCGAGTACCAGTCGATCGGCCGCGACGTGACCGAGCGCAAGAAGGCCGAGGCTCGGCTCGCGGAGCAGGCGAAGATCCTGGAGCTGGTCGCGGAGGGGCGTCCGCTCGCGCAGACGCTGGAAGCCGTCGCGCGCGCCGTCGAGGCCGGGCTGGGCGGCGCACGATGCTCGATCGTCCTGCTCGAGGAGGGAAGCCGCCGCCTGCACTGCATCGCCGCACCCAGCATGCCGGACGGATTCGCCGCGGACGTCGAGCGCATCGACGTCGGTGACGACGTCGCGTCCGGCCTCGTCTCGATGGGCGACGTCGTGATCGTCGAGGACCTGGTCGCCGACGAGCGTTGGGGCGAGCGGTACGGCCGGATCGCGCGCGGGCTCGGCTTCCGCGGCGTCTGGTCGACCCCCGTGCGTTCGGCGTCGGAGCGGCGAGCGCCCCGGAAGGCCGCGCCGGGTATCCCGGCGCCGAGCGAGAGAGATCCGACGGCATCGAGTGCGTCCGTCCTCGGTGCGCTCACCGTGTACTTCGACGACGTGCGCACGCCGCTTCCGGAGGACCGTCAGCTCGTCGATCAGATGGTGCACCTGACCGCGATCGCGATCGAGCGCAAGGAGTTCGAGTCGCAGCTCGCGCACCAGGCCCATCACGACCCGCTCACCGGGCTGCCGAACCGCGTCCTGTTCCTGGAGTTCCTCGACGTCGCGCTCGCGCGCTCGCGCCGGCGCGACACGACGGTCGGTGTCCTGTTCCTCGACCTCGACCGCTTCAAGTACGTGAACGACAGCTTCGGGCACGACGCCGGCGACGAGCTCCTCACGTCGCTCGCGCGCCGGCTCCGCAGCGTCGTGCGTCCGGGCGACACGATCGCCCGGTTCGGCGGCGACGAGTTCGTCGTGCTGTGCGAGGACCTCACGCCCGGTCTCGCGCGCGAGCAGGCCGTCGACGTCGCGGAGCGGCTCATCGCCGCGATCCAGCAGCCGTTCTCGCGCCAGGGTGAGTCGCAGTTCCTGAGCACGAGCATCGGCATCGCGCTCTCGACCGGTGAGGACGACCGGCCCGAGGCGTTGCTCCGCGACGCCGACGCCGCGATGTACCGCGCCAAGGAACGCGGCAAGGGCCGGTGGGAGCTGTTCGACGAGGCGATGCGCGCGACGGCGCTCCGGCGCGTCGAGACCGAGAACGCGCTGCACCGTGCCGTCGAGCGCAACGAGTTCCGCGTCTTCTACCAGCCCGTGATGTCGCTGCGGGACGGCACGTGCGTCGGGGCCGAGGCCCTGGTGCGCTGGCAACACCCGGATCGAGGGCTGGTGTCGCCGGCGGAGTTCATCACGCTGGCCGAGGAGACCGGTCTCGTCGTGCCCCTCGGACGGTGGGTGCTCGAGGAGGCGTGCCGGCAGACCGCGCACTGGCACCGCGTGCGCGGCGGGGGACCGTTCACCGTCTCGGTGAACCTCTCGGCCCGTCAGCTCGCGCGCGCGGAGCTCGTCGGCGAGGTCGCGGCCGCGCTCGACGCGTCCGGCGTCGCGCCGGAGTGCATCTCGCTCGAGATCACCGAGAGCGTGCTCATGGAGGACGTCGAGGCGTCACTCGGTGCGATCAAGGCGTTGCGCGCGCTCGGCGTGCGGCTCGGCATCGACGACTTCGGCACCGGCTACTCGTCACTCGGCTACCTGAAGCGCCTGCCCGTCGACACCGTGAAGGTCGACCAGTCGTTCGTCGACGGTCTGGGCACCGACGCCGAGGACTCCGCGATCGTCGCCGCGGTCGTCAACCTCGGTCACACGCTGACGTTGAACGTCGTCGCGGAGGGCGTCGAGACGGAGGAGCAGCTCGCGGAGCTCGTCGCGCTCGGATGCGACAGCGCGCAGGGCTTCCTCTTCGCGCCTGCGTTGCCACCGACGGAGTTCGAGGCGCTGCTCGCGCCGGGTGCGCTGTGGCGCCCGACCCGTGGTGCGCTCCCCGGTCCGTTCGGCGAGGCACACGAGCGCCGCGCCGGCTAA
- a CDS encoding P-II family nitrogen regulator gives MKLITGIIKPFKLDDVKEALKDLGVHGLTIGEVQGFGRQRGHTEVYRGAEYTIDFVPKVRVDVVVDDADVERVTSRLVEVARTGKIGDGKVWVVPVEEVHRIRTGEVGPDAI, from the coding sequence GTGAAGCTGATCACCGGGATCATCAAGCCGTTCAAGCTCGACGACGTGAAGGAAGCGCTGAAGGATCTCGGCGTGCACGGGCTCACGATCGGTGAGGTACAGGGATTCGGCCGCCAGCGCGGCCACACCGAGGTGTACCGGGGCGCGGAGTACACGATCGACTTCGTCCCGAAGGTGCGCGTCGACGTCGTCGTCGACGACGCGGACGTCGAGCGTGTGACGTCACGCCTCGTCGAGGTCGCGCGCACGGGCAAGATCGGTGACGGCAAGGTCTGGGTCGTCCCCGTCGAGGAGGTCCACCGCATCCGCACGGGTGAGGTCGGTCCCGACGCCATCTGA
- a CDS encoding NUDIX hydrolase N-terminal domain-containing protein encodes MSDPEAHPVSAADLLRWCEALSGIARTGLGFTENLYERERFEEVLKVAADIRAAAIEEAEADALFDEWISTVGQGVAGYVTPKVAVAAVVGNDDGEILLTQRADSGIWLYPVGWADVGYSPSEIAIKEVHEETGIEVEPVRLIAVFDGLRLGFARVPMYSMVFHCRMLGGELRGHPLETRQVGFFSRDTLPWPLAGGERWVDLAFAAINGEERPCVFDAPRTPPWRGDS; translated from the coding sequence ATGAGCGATCCGGAAGCGCACCCCGTCTCGGCGGCGGACCTGCTGCGGTGGTGCGAGGCGCTGTCCGGCATCGCGCGCACGGGACTCGGCTTCACCGAGAACCTCTACGAGCGCGAGCGGTTCGAGGAGGTGCTGAAGGTCGCCGCCGACATCCGCGCGGCGGCCATCGAGGAGGCCGAGGCGGACGCGCTGTTCGACGAGTGGATCAGCACCGTCGGTCAGGGCGTCGCGGGGTACGTCACACCGAAGGTCGCGGTCGCCGCGGTCGTCGGCAACGACGACGGCGAGATCCTGCTCACGCAGCGGGCCGACTCCGGCATCTGGCTCTACCCGGTCGGCTGGGCCGACGTCGGCTACTCGCCCTCCGAGATCGCGATCAAGGAGGTGCACGAGGAGACCGGCATCGAGGTCGAGCCCGTCCGCCTCATCGCGGTGTTCGATGGGCTGCGCCTCGGCTTCGCGCGCGTGCCGATGTACTCGATGGTGTTCCACTGCCGGATGCTCGGCGGCGAGCTGCGCGGCCACCCGCTCGAGACGCGCCAGGTCGGCTTCTTCTCGCGCGACACGCTGCCGTGGCCGCTCGCAGGAGGCGAGCGTTGGGTCGACCTGGCGTTCGCCGCGATCAACGGCGAGGAGCGCCCCTGCGTGTTCGACGCGCCGCGTACGCCACCTTGGCGCGGCGACTCCTGA
- the hemQ gene encoding hydrogen peroxide-dependent heme synthase, translating to MQPVYPSVGWGVLHLLYRVDRARAEAEPQAAKRVLDAVASLEADDHQALVFAVLGHKADVGVMALGPDLARLQAFQQELLRAPLVPAYSYVSLTELSEYSSSEQEERARLAHDEGLAGDELDARLATWRERMAHYAENRLHPRLPRKNLICFYPMSKRRDGDVNWYELPFDERKRLMGGHARVGRAYAGRVLQLITGSVGLDDWEWGVTLLADDPVALKEIVYEMRFDPVSARYADFGPFYTGLLLDPADALARVGLDVDGGA from the coding sequence ATGCAGCCGGTCTACCCGTCCGTCGGCTGGGGGGTCCTCCACCTGCTCTACCGGGTCGACCGGGCGCGCGCCGAGGCCGAGCCGCAGGCCGCGAAGCGGGTGCTCGACGCGGTCGCGTCGCTCGAGGCCGACGATCACCAGGCGCTCGTGTTCGCGGTGCTCGGTCACAAGGCCGACGTGGGGGTGATGGCCCTCGGGCCTGACCTCGCACGGCTGCAGGCGTTCCAGCAGGAGCTGCTGCGCGCGCCGCTCGTGCCCGCGTACTCGTACGTCTCGCTCACGGAGCTGTCCGAGTACTCCTCGAGCGAGCAGGAGGAACGGGCGCGGCTCGCGCATGACGAGGGTCTCGCCGGTGACGAGCTCGACGCGCGCCTCGCGACCTGGCGCGAGCGGATGGCGCACTACGCGGAGAACCGGCTGCACCCGCGCTTGCCGCGCAAGAACCTGATCTGCTTCTACCCGATGTCGAAGCGGCGCGACGGCGACGTCAACTGGTACGAGCTGCCGTTCGACGAGCGGAAGCGGCTCATGGGCGGGCACGCGCGCGTCGGCCGCGCGTACGCCGGTCGCGTGTTGCAGCTCATCACCGGTTCCGTCGGGCTCGACGACTGGGAGTGGGGTGTGACGCTGCTGGCCGACGATCCCGTCGCGCTGAAGGAGATCGTGTACGAGATGCGCTTCGACCCGGTCTCCGCGCGCTACGCCGACTTCGGGCCCTTCTACACGGGCCTGCTCCTCGACCCGGCCGATGCCCTCGCGCGTGTCGGCCTGGACGTCGACGGAGGGGCGTGA
- a CDS encoding ammonium transporter — translation MLGVVNAGDTAWVLVGGALVMFMTPGLALFYGGMVRSKNVLAMLMQNFFSLGLVSVLWAVLVYSLAFSGTNRWIGNLDFAGVTDAAKHAPPGLLLTIPPLLFMAYQMMFAVITPALITGAIADRMRFSAWVWFLGAWLILVYAPVAHWVFAPAGWLFRRGALDFAGGTVVHINAGVAALAVVLVIGRRRGWPHTPMPPHSLPLTLIGTGILWFGWFGFNAGSALAGNHVAVQAFVNTHLAAAAAMLGWLVFERLQSGHATTLGAASGAVAGLVAITPCAGFVGGMSPLWIGFIAGAVCSFAVSLKFRFGYDDSLDVIGVHLVGGVVGSLLLGFFADKAVNAAGRNGVFLGGGWGLLGEQALAVGVTLVYSFVVTLVICLVLQRVLPGGLRVSGEDEEVGLDLSLHSEVGYALDRV, via the coding sequence GTGCTGGGGGTGGTGAACGCGGGGGACACCGCCTGGGTGCTCGTCGGCGGCGCACTCGTCATGTTCATGACGCCGGGCCTCGCGCTGTTCTACGGCGGGATGGTGCGGTCGAAGAACGTGCTCGCGATGCTGATGCAGAACTTCTTCTCGCTCGGGCTCGTGAGCGTGCTGTGGGCCGTGCTCGTCTACTCGCTCGCGTTCTCGGGCACGAACCGGTGGATCGGCAACCTCGACTTCGCGGGCGTGACCGACGCCGCGAAGCACGCGCCACCCGGGTTGCTGCTTACGATCCCGCCGCTGCTGTTCATGGCGTACCAGATGATGTTCGCCGTGATCACGCCCGCGTTGATCACCGGCGCGATCGCGGACCGGATGCGGTTCTCGGCGTGGGTCTGGTTCCTCGGTGCATGGCTGATCCTCGTGTACGCGCCGGTCGCGCACTGGGTGTTCGCGCCCGCCGGTTGGCTGTTCCGTCGCGGCGCGCTCGACTTCGCCGGCGGAACGGTCGTCCACATCAACGCGGGCGTCGCGGCGCTCGCGGTCGTCCTCGTGATCGGCCGGCGTCGCGGGTGGCCGCACACGCCGATGCCCCCGCACTCGTTGCCGTTGACGCTCATCGGCACGGGGATCCTCTGGTTCGGGTGGTTCGGGTTCAACGCAGGCTCCGCGCTCGCGGGCAACCACGTCGCGGTCCAGGCGTTCGTCAACACGCACCTCGCCGCGGCGGCCGCGATGCTCGGCTGGCTCGTCTTCGAGCGTCTGCAGAGCGGGCACGCGACGACCCTCGGTGCCGCGTCGGGCGCGGTCGCGGGACTCGTCGCGATCACACCGTGCGCGGGCTTCGTCGGAGGGATGTCGCCACTGTGGATCGGGTTCATCGCCGGCGCGGTGTGCTCGTTCGCGGTCTCGCTGAAGTTCCGCTTCGGCTACGACGACTCGCTCGACGTCATCGGCGTGCATCTCGTCGGCGGGGTCGTCGGCTCGTTGCTGCTCGGCTTCTTCGCCGACAAGGCGGTCAACGCGGCCGGTCGCAACGGGGTGTTCCTCGGCGGTGGCTGGGGTCTGCTCGGCGAGCAGGCACTCGCCGTGGGCGTGACGCTCGTGTACTCGTTCGTCGTCACGCTGGTGATCTGTCTCGTGTTGCAGCGGGTGCTCCCCGGCGGACTGCGCGTCTCCGGCGAGGACGAGGAGGTCGGGCTCGACCTCAGCCTGCACTCCGAGGTCGGATACGCCCTGGACCGGGTGTGA